A genome region from Urocitellus parryii isolate mUroPar1 chromosome X, mUroPar1.hap1, whole genome shotgun sequence includes the following:
- the Zbtb33 gene encoding transcriptional regulator Kaiso — protein MESRKLISATDIQYSGSLLNSLNEQRGHGLFCDVTVIVEDRKFRAHRNILSASSTYFHQLFSVAGQVVELSFIRAEIFAEILNYIYSSKIVRVRADLLDELIKSGQLLGVKFIAELGVPLSQVKSISGTPQDGSTETLPPDSSDKNLVIQKSKDETQDNGATIMPIITESFSLSAEDYETKKIIVTDSDDDDDDDDVIFCSEILPAKETLPNNNAVTQVQPNTGPVAISDVAPCASNNSPPLTNITPTQKLPIPVNQATLSQTQGSEQLLVSSAPTHLTPNIILLNQAPLTTPPNVSSSLPNHMSSSINLLMQNQQTPNSAVLTGNKASEEEEEEIIDDDDDTISSSPDSAVSNTSLVPQADTSQNTTFDGSLIQKMQIPTLLQEPLSNSLKISDIITRNTNDPGLGSKHLMEGQKIITLDTATEIEGLSTGCKVYANIGEDTYDIVIPVKDDPDEGEARLENEIPKTSGNESASKRMKVKHDDHYELIVDGRVYYICIVCKRSYVCLTSLRRHFNIHSWEKKYPCRYCEKVFPLAEYRTKHEIHHTGERRYQCLACGKSFINYQFMSSHMKSVHSQDPSGDSKLYRLHPCKSLQIRQYAYLSDRSSTVPVMKDDGIGYKVDAGKEPPVGTTSTQNKPMTWEDIFIQQENDSIFKQNVTDGSTEFEFIIPESY, from the coding sequence ATGGAGAGTAGAAAACTGATTTCTGCTACAGACATTCAGTACTCTGGCAGTCTGCTGAACTCCTTGAATGAGCAACGAGGCCATGGACTCTTTTGTGATGTTACTGTTATTGTGGAAGACCGAAAATTCCGCGCCCACAGGAATATTCTTTCAGCTTCTAGTACATACTTCCATCAGCTCTTCTCAGTTGCTGGGCAAGTTGTTGAACTGAGCTTTATAAGAGCAGAGATCTTTGCAGAAATCCTCAATTATATCTATAGTTCTAAAATTGTCCGTGTTAGAGCAGATTTACTTGATGAGTTAATTAAATCAGGGCAGTTATTAGGAGTGAAATTTATAGCAGAGCTTGGTGTCCCATTATCACAGGTTAAAAGCATCTCGGGTACACCTCAGGATGGTAGTACTGAAACCTTGCCTCCTGATTCTAGTGACAAAAACCTTgtaatacaaaaatcaaaagatgaaACCCAAGATAATGGGGCGACTATAATGCCTATCATAACAGAGTCATTTTCATTATCTGCTGAAGATTATGAAACGAAAAAGATCATTGTTACTGattctgatgatgatgatgatgatgatgatgtcattTTCTGCTCTGAGATTTTGCCTGCAAAGGAGACTTTGCCAAATAACAATGCAGTGACACAGGTCCAGCCTAACACAGGCCCTGTTGCTATTTCAGATGTTGCACCTTGTGCTAGCAATAACTCTCCCCCTTTAACAAATATCACACCTACTCAGAAACTTCCTATTCCTGTGAATCAGGCAACTCTGAGCCAGACACAAGGAAGTGAACAATTGCTGGTATCTTCGGCTCCAACACATCTGACTCccaatattattttgttaaatcagGCACCACTTACTACACCACCAAATGTCAGTTCTTCACTTCCAAATCATATGTCTTCTTCAATCAATTTACTTATGCAGAATCAGCAGACACCAAATAGTGCTGTTTTAACAGGAAACAAAGCcagtgaagaggaggaggaggaaattatagatgatgatgatgatactatTAGCTCCAGTCCAGACTCTGCAGTCAGTAATACATCTTTGGTCCCTCAGGCTGATACGTCCCAAAATACCACTTTTGATGGATCATTGATACAGAAGATGCAGATTCCTACACTTCTGCAAGAACCACtttctaattctttaaaaatttcagatataaTTACTAGAAACACTAATGATCCAGGTTTAGGATCAAAACACCTAATGGAGGGTCAGAAGATCATTACTTTAGACACAGCTACTGAAATTGAAGGCTTGTCGACTGGTTGCAAGGTTTATGCGAATATCGGTGAAGATACTTATGACATAGTGATCCCTGTCAAAGATGACCCTGATGAAGGGGAAGCCAGACTTGAGAATGAAATACCAAAAACATCTGGCAATGAGTCAGCAAGCAAACGCATGAAAGTAAAACATGATGATCACTATGAGTTAATAGTAGATGGAAGGGTTTATTATATCTGCATTGTATGCAAAAGGTCATATGTCTGTCTGACAAGCTTGCGGAGACATTTTAACATTCATTCTTGGGAGAAGAAGTATCCATGCCGTTACTGCGAGAAGGTATTTCCTCTTGCAGAATATCGTACAAAGCATGAAATTCATCACACAGGGGAGCGAAGGTATCAGTGTTTGGCATGTGGCAAATCTTTCATCAACTATCAATTTATGTCTTCACATATGAAGTCGGTTCATAGTCAAGATCCTTCTGGGGACTCGAAGCTTTACCGTTTACATCCATGCAAATCTTTACAGATCAGACAATATGCATACCTTTCTGATAGGTCAAGCACTGTGCCTGTAATGAAGGATGATGGTATTGGGTATAAGGTTGATGCTGGAAAGGAACCTCCAGTAGGGACCACATCTACTCAGAACAAGCCAATGACCTGGGAAGATATCTTTATTCAGCAGGAAAATGATTCAATTTTTAAACAGAATGTAACAGATGGCAGTACAGAGTTTGAGTTTATAATACCAGAATCTTACTGA